A portion of the bacterium genome contains these proteins:
- a CDS encoding uroporphyrinogen decarboxylase family protein — MSKKIAIDAINLKMEDRVAHTEYSMEYHKDYISKITGMSEEYPERIKKFYEIWSYDFLWVTDDGLYGNWFDRGRATDMGHAIYAIDGSDRKEKKECPFKDVFEVWEFDPEKEYSFPDFNEQVKTYQEKYKKLCEYFPDQLITGGYYKTIISGLIQTFGWEMLLLSASDKNKFEKLIDRFFNYTLFYMKAWAYTDVDVIIQHDDFVWYSGPFLSPDFYRKAIIPRYGELWKDLKKKGKKILFCSDGNFSMFAKDIIEVGADGLIFEPVNDFGFMAENFGDSICLVGSYVDCRDMTLGKWEKVKNDIERTLSYVKNGKCKGLIFAVGNHIPANVPDWICENYINHLKKNWYLNYPTSHL, encoded by the coding sequence ATGAGCAAAAAAATAGCAATTGATGCGATAAATCTTAAAATGGAAGATAGAGTTGCACATACAGAATACAGTATGGAATATCATAAAGATTACATTTCAAAAATTACAGGTATGTCAGAAGAATATCCTGAAAGAATTAAAAAATTTTATGAAATATGGAGTTATGACTTTTTATGGGTAACTGATGATGGACTTTACGGAAACTGGTTTGATAGAGGAAGAGCAACTGATATGGGACATGCGATATATGCAATAGATGGTTCTGATAGAAAAGAAAAAAAAGAATGCCCTTTTAAAGATGTTTTTGAGGTATGGGAATTTGACCCTGAGAAAGAATATAGTTTTCCTGATTTTAATGAACAGGTTAAAACATATCAAGAAAAATATAAAAAACTCTGTGAGTATTTTCCAGACCAACTTATAACAGGAGGATATTACAAAACAATTATTTCAGGACTGATACAGACATTCGGATGGGAAATGCTTTTACTCTCTGCAAGTGACAAAAATAAATTTGAAAAACTTATAGATAGATTTTTTAACTATACTCTTTTTTATATGAAAGCATGGGCTTATACAGATGTAGATGTAATAATCCAGCATGATGATTTTGTATGGTATTCAGGTCCTTTTCTATCTCCTGATTTTTACAGAAAAGCAATCATACCGAGATATGGAGAACTCTGGAAGGATTTAAAGAAAAAAGGGAAAAAAATACTCTTTTGTTCAGACGGAAATTTCAGTATGTTTGCAAAAGATATAATTGAAGTAGGTGCAGATGGACTTATTTTTGAACCGGTAAATGATTTTGGTTTTATGGCTGAAAATTTTGGTGATAGTATTTGTCTTGTTGGAAGTTATGTTGATTGCAGAGATATGACACTTGGAAAATGGGAAAAAGTAAAAAATGATATTGAAAGAACTTTAAGTTATGTAAAAAATGGAAAATGTAAGGGTTTAATCTTTGCTGTTGGAAATCACATACCGGCAAATGTACCTGACTGGATATGTGAAAATTACATAAATCATCTTAAAAAAAACTGGTATCTAAATTACCCTACCTCCCACCTTTAA
- a CDS encoding Gfo/Idh/MocA family oxidoreductase has product SLKDCLKKVKADALLNVTPPAFHKETSIMAMKEGLHVLVEKPLSDTMKNAEKIVEICEKYGRKFMVSQNYRYNRIPRTIRKMVDNGEIGKISYCILNFQKGPRFGGFRAEMPFPLLIDMSIHHFDLSRYLLNKDPVSVYAESWKPHWSWLKGDPCVYLIFDFEDDVHFNYAGSWVSVGKDTQWPGIWEIYGDRGTIIWDNSGIKKVVEGKEEIIEPVKLEREDRFLSLYEFYRSIVEDREPETSGKDNLKSLGMVFKSLESIKKGKKLKVNL; this is encoded by the coding sequence TTCTTTAAAAGATTGTTTGAAAAAAGTTAAAGCGGATGCACTTTTAAATGTTACTCCACCTGCTTTTCACAAAGAAACTTCAATTATGGCTATGAAAGAAGGACTCCATGTTCTTGTTGAAAAACCATTATCTGACACAATGAAAAATGCCGAAAAAATTGTTGAGATATGTGAAAAATATGGAAGGAAATTTATGGTAAGTCAGAACTACAGATACAATAGAATTCCAAGAACTATAAGAAAGATGGTTGATAATGGTGAAATAGGAAAAATAAGTTACTGTATTTTAAATTTTCAGAAAGGACCAAGATTTGGTGGTTTTAGAGCAGAAATGCCATTTCCACTTTTAATTGATATGTCAATACATCATTTTGATTTATCAAGATATCTACTTAATAAGGACCCTGTAAGTGTTTATGCAGAGAGCTGGAAACCTCACTGGAGTTGGTTAAAAGGAGACCCATGTGTTTATTTAATTTTTGATTTTGAAGATGATGTACATTTCAATTATGCTGGAAGTTGGGTAAGTGTTGGAAAGGATACTCAATGGCCTGGGATATGGGAAATTTATGGAGACAGAGGAACAATAATATGGGATAACTCAGGAATAAAAAAAGTTGTTGAAGGAAAAGAAGAAATTATTGAACCAGTTAAACTTGAAAGAGAGGACAGATTTCTTTCTCTTTACGAATTTTACAGAAGTATTGTAGAAGATAGAGAACCTGAAACAAGTGGAAAGGATAATCTTAAAAGTTTGGGTATGGTGTTTAAATCACTTGAATCAATAAAAAAGGGGAAAAAATTAAAAGTTAATCTGTAA
- a CDS encoding transglutaminase family protein — translation MEKEYLLPTKICDVENPDIKMKSYFLTKKSFSEKQKAIDIFNFVRDEIKYRFDYSYTKASETLKKGYGNCFNKSNLQIALLRSCGIYAGYRVYLIKKEVFLPIVPKDIYEKISQPTVHVSCAVYIEKKWVESDSTIDFELYNHIYRNMENWKYVEWDGENDISIPAEYIVENQGIYSNIDLYLLNPPKFWNDELLEKANRFIDELLK, via the coding sequence ATGGAAAAAGAATATCTATTACCTACAAAAATCTGTGATGTTGAAAATCCCGATATAAAGATGAAAAGTTATTTTCTCACAAAAAAGAGTTTTTCTGAAAAGCAGAAAGCAATTGATATTTTTAATTTTGTGAGAGATGAAATTAAATACAGGTTTGATTATTCCTATACAAAGGCGTCGGAAACATTGAAAAAAGGATATGGAAATTGTTTTAATAAATCAAATCTCCAAATAGCGCTTTTAAGAAGTTGTGGTATATATGCTGGATATAGAGTGTATCTGATAAAAAAGGAGGTCTTTTTACCAATTGTTCCTAAGGATATTTACGAAAAAATAAGTCAGCCAACTGTTCATGTAAGTTGTGCTGTTTATATAGAAAAAAAATGGGTGGAAAGTGATTCAACAATAGATTTTGAGTTATATAACCATATTTACAGAAATATGGAAAACTGGAAATATGTTGAATGGGATGGAGAAAATGATATATCAATACCAGCGGAGTATATAGTTGAAAATCAGGGTATTTATTCCAACATTGACCTTTATCTTTTGAATCCACCTAAATTCTGGAATGATGAATTACTTGAAAAAGCAAATAGATTTATAGATGAACTTTTAAAATAA
- a CDS encoding MBL fold metallo-hydrolase yields the protein MEILFLGTAAAEGWPGIFCECEYCEKARKLKGKNIRTRSSILIDRKYKVDLPPDTYWHTVKYGLNLSKIEHLFITHSHADHFDFSELYFYFEPFAHFKNKERYLNIYGNKNVFEIISNLIKEKKNGQFIIPHLLEVFKKYEAGDMEFYPVLADHEPKETSLNFIFKYKNRTILHGYDTGWYPDNTWEFIKDFKFDIVIMDCTNGILDFEKYHLGIKGVIKVKEKLLKYGCLKEKFRFVATHFSHNGKLLYSELEKIFKKEKIEVAYDGKKIKLRDLI from the coding sequence ATGGAAATACTTTTTCTTGGAACTGCGGCAGCCGAAGGTTGGCCTGGCATTTTCTGTGAATGTGAGTACTGTGAAAAAGCAAGAAAATTAAAGGGTAAAAATATTCGTACAAGGTCTTCTATTTTAATTGACAGAAAATATAAAGTAGATTTACCACCTGATACTTACTGGCACACTGTAAAATATGGATTGAATTTATCAAAAATAGAACATCTTTTTATAACTCATTCACATGCAGACCATTTTGATTTTTCAGAACTTTATTTTTATTTTGAACCCTTTGCTCATTTTAAAAATAAAGAAAGGTATCTGAATATATATGGAAATAAAAATGTTTTTGAAATTATATCAAATTTGATAAAAGAGAAGAAAAATGGGCAATTTATAATTCCTCATTTGTTGGAAGTTTTTAAAAAATATGAAGCAGGAGATATGGAATTCTATCCAGTACTTGCTGACCATGAGCCAAAAGAAACATCCCTTAATTTTATATTTAAATATAAAAACAGAACTATTCTTCATGGATATGATACTGGATGGTATCCAGATAATACATGGGAATTTATAAAAGATTTTAAGTTTGATATAGTTATTATGGATTGTACAAATGGTATTCTTGATTTTGAAAAATATCATCTCGGAATAAAGGGAGTTATAAAAGTTAAAGAGAAACTTTTGAAGTATGGATGTTTAAAAGAAAAATTTAGATTTGTAGCAACACATTTTTCTCATAACGGGAAATTACTTTACTCAGAACTTGAGAAAATATTTAAAAAAGAAAAAATTGAAGTTGCTTATGATGGTAAGAAAATAAAATTACGAGATTTAATTTGA
- a CDS encoding dihydroorotase: protein MGILIKNGYLIEPKSGKEGKFDVLLEGGVVKEIKKNIPSRNHKVIDCKNKIISPGFVDLHCHLREPGREDEETIYTGSLSAVSGGFTTICCMPNTEPPLDNKVSVRFVYEKGEKSLCEVLPIGAITKRREGKEIAPYFEMIQEKAVAFSDDGDCVMDSNVMRRALEYTLLHRKPVISHSEDKNLSKNGVMNEGFISTKMGLPGIPKEAEEIMVERDLKLAKLTGGILHIAHLSCKESVESIKIAKKFLKNVSCEVTSHHLTLTEEAVIGYNPNAKVSPPLRTEEDRIALIEGLKNGTIDCIVTDHAPHSFEEKESGFENAPFGIIGFETFLPLCLKLIDYGMKLKDIIYKITYAPSKILNIERGIIEEGKRADIVIFDPDIEWVYTEDKVKSKSKNSPFLNWKLKGKVLLTISRGKIVYREPEFTD from the coding sequence ATGGGTATATTGATAAAAAATGGATATCTTATAGAACCTAAGTCGGGTAAGGAAGGTAAATTTGATGTACTACTTGAAGGTGGAGTGGTTAAAGAAATTAAAAAAAATATTCCTTCCAGAAATCATAAAGTAATTGATTGTAAAAATAAAATTATTTCACCTGGATTTGTTGATTTACACTGTCATTTAAGAGAACCAGGAAGAGAAGATGAAGAAACGATTTACACAGGGAGTTTATCAGCAGTAAGTGGCGGATTTACGACAATTTGTTGTATGCCAAATACTGAACCTCCTCTTGATAATAAGGTCAGTGTAAGATTTGTTTATGAAAAGGGAGAAAAGAGTTTATGCGAAGTTTTACCAATTGGAGCGATTACAAAGAGAAGAGAAGGGAAAGAAATAGCGCCATATTTTGAGATGATACAGGAAAAAGCAGTAGCATTTTCTGATGATGGTGATTGTGTTATGGACAGCAATGTTATGAGAAGGGCTCTTGAGTATACACTTTTACACAGAAAACCTGTTATTTCACATTCAGAGGATAAAAATCTGTCAAAAAATGGGGTTATGAATGAAGGATTTATTTCTACAAAAATGGGACTTCCAGGAATCCCAAAAGAAGCAGAAGAAATAATGGTTGAAAGAGATTTAAAACTTGCAAAATTAACAGGCGGAATTTTACATATTGCACACCTATCCTGTAAAGAAAGCGTTGAGTCAATAAAAATTGCTAAAAAATTTCTAAAAAATGTATCCTGTGAAGTTACATCACATCATTTGACTTTAACAGAAGAGGCAGTTATTGGATATAATCCAAATGCAAAGGTTTCTCCTCCATTAAGAACAGAAGAAGATAGGATTGCTTTGATTGAAGGATTGAAGAATGGAACAATTGACTGTATTGTAACAGACCATGCCCCTCACAGTTTTGAAGAAAAAGAGTCTGGATTTGAAAACGCACCTTTTGGGATAATTGGTTTTGAGACATTTTTACCTTTGTGTTTGAAACTTATTGATTATGGAATGAAATTAAAGGATATAATATATAAAATAACTTATGCTCCATCAAAAATTTTAAATATAGAGAGGGGAATAATAGAAGAGGGTAAAAGAGCAGATATTGTAATTTTTGACCCTGATATTGAATGGGTTTATACAGAAGATAAAGTAAAAAGTAAAAGTAAAAATTCTCCATTTTTAAACTGGAAACTAAAAGGCAAAGTTTTATTGACTATCAGTAGAGGGAAAATTGTTTATAGAGAACCTGAATTTACAGATTAA